The genomic window GTATATTTGATAAGCAGGATGTTTTTTTGAATGAAAAAAGATTAGAAGATTTAAAGAAGTTAAACTTTAATTTCAAATTATGAAAAACAAAATGAATGTCATGTTGTATGAATTCATTTTGAAATGATTAAGGTTATGCTTAATAGGGTGTTTAGATGAATTTAATTAGGCAAATCAATTTAATTTAAGTTCATTTTTAGCCTCACTTATAGTTTGGTCGCAATAGATGTTTAACTGAGTTTCAAAATCTACATTATTTTTTTTAGCTGTTTCAATTATTTTATTTTTATCTTCATTAGATAATAAAGTGTTTTTTATAAAGTCAACAGATTCTTGATGAGTTCTTAACCTTTCAATCCTACATAGTAAGCTATAGGTGTCATATTCACATATTTCGTCATAAAACATACAAATTCGGACGGAAGTTATCAAAGGTCTTTCTTTACCAAAACCCGGAGTATTATCTAACAAAAATATCTTGCCTTCGTCAAGCTCATATACAGATGAATAATTTATTTGATAGCCCTCGTTCAATAATATTTTAATATAGAAATTGGTTCCCTGTTTGTACCAAACCGTAATAAAATTCACTTGATCATTTTCTTTATCAATATATTTCCTAAACTCGTCTCTTAGAAACAATTTGACATTTTTATTTTCCAATATTTCATATTTAAATTGTTTATGAACATCCATAATATTATAATATATCAATGGAGATATTAGAATAACTGCCGTAATCACTTTGATAACAGGTTTCTTTATAAATTTTATAATAAATGAGATAACCTGATAAACAGAAATCGCAGCTAATATACTCCAAAACGGATATTCGGGTAACATATACCATAATATCCTTGTTTTAAGAAGCGAAATTATAAGCATATGAGATACTGCTAATATTGCAGATGCAATAAAAAGTTTCTTTATCCGGGAGTTTTTTTCGAAGAATGTAAATATTATTCCGAAAGGTATTGTATAGATCCATATTCTGAAGGCGAAATTTTTTAAATTCTTAAAATATGCGTCAAAAGTAAGAGCATGCCCTTCTATAACAGAAAAAGCTCTTCCTCCAAATTCATTTTCATATACTATTTTAAGATATCCCGGAGTAACAATTTCCCTGTAAATATAATAGCTGCCAATTACTACTATCGGAATCAGAATAGCAAAATAAAAATGTTTATTCTTTAATAAATCTATTGTTTGCTTGCTTAAAAGTAAACAAATTAATAGTCCCGGTAAAAATAATGAGGAAGCGGAACTTTTTGTCATAAAAGCCAGACTAAAAGCAATTGTTGTTAAGTATAAATATTTTATTTTTTTTGAATGTAAATAATACAGAAATAATAAGGTAAATATTGTAGAAAAAAGCATTAACATTCCTTCGTATTCGGCATATCGTACTCCATGGAAAGATATAAGTCCTCTGGTTGTTATAAGTACAAAAGCCGATAAAAAAGCCAGCAGTTTCGATTTAGTTACTTTGCTGATGTAAAAGAAAAGAAACAATACTGTTAATGTTGTACATATCGCACTGGGCAGCCGTATTGCTAATTCTTTGGGGCCTAATATTTTTATGAATAATGATTGGGTTATTATTAATAGAGGAGGCTTTGTATTCCATTTATCGGGTTTACCGTTATAAGTAGTGACAAGGAAATTATTACTTTCACTCATTTCTAATGCATTTACGGCG from Bacteroidales bacterium includes these protein-coding regions:
- a CDS encoding glycosyltransferase family 39 protein, producing the protein MTTSLKLKINPHKNLLENIFFTCVLLTFCYFFFFNQLGGKTLNLWDESRNAVNALEMSESNNFLVTTYNGKPDKWNTKPPLLIITQSLFIKILGPKELAIRLPSAICTTLTVLFLFFYISKVTKSKLLAFLSAFVLITTRGLISFHGVRYAEYEGMLMLFSTIFTLLFLYYLHSKKIKYLYLTTIAFSLAFMTKSSASSLFLPGLLICLLLSKQTIDLLKNKHFYFAILIPIVVIGSYYIYREIVTPGYLKIVYENEFGGRAFSVIEGHALTFDAYFKNLKNFAFRIWIYTIPFGIIFTFFEKNSRIKKLFIASAILAVSHMLIISLLKTRILWYMLPEYPFWSILAAISVYQVISFIIKFIKKPVIKVITAVILISPLIYYNIMDVHKQFKYEILENKNVKLFLRDEFRKYIDKENDQVNFITVWYKQGTNFYIKILLNEGYQINYSSVYELDEGKIFLLDNTPGFGKERPLITSVRICMFYDEICEYDTYSLLCRIERLRTHQESVDFIKNTLLSNEDKNKIIETAKKNNVDFETQLNIYCDQTISEAKNELKLN